From Erinaceus europaeus chromosome 9, mEriEur2.1, whole genome shotgun sequence, one genomic window encodes:
- the RACK1 gene encoding small ribosomal subunit protein RACK1 isoform X2: MRPTMASHSVLSGVTRTLLVMWSSPQMASLPSQAPGMELCAFGISQRKGTTTRRFVGHTKDVLSVAFSSDNRQIVSGSRDKTIKLWNTLGVCKYTVQDESHSEWVSCVRFSPNSSNPIIVSCGWDKLVKVWNLANCKLKTNHIGHTGYLNTVTVSPDGSLCASGGKDGQAMLWDLNEGKHLYTLDGGDIINALCFSPNRYWLCAATGPSIKIWDLEGKIIVDELKQEVISTSSKAEPPQCTSLAWSADGQTLFAGYTDNLVRVWQVTIGTR; encoded by the exons ATGAGACCAACTATGGCATCCCACAGCGTGCTCTCCGGGGTCACTCGCACTTTGTTAGTGATGTGGTCATCTCCTCAGATGGCCAGTTTGCCCTCTCAGGCTCCTGGGATGGAACTCTGCGCCTTTGGGATCTCACAACGCAA GGGCACCACCACACGCCGGTTTGtgggtcataccaaggatgtgctGAGTGTAGCCTTCTCCTCTGACAACCGGCAAATTGTCTCTGGCTCCCGAGATAAAACCATCAAGCTCTGGAATACACTGGGAGTGTGCAAATACACCGTGCAG GACGAGAGCCACTCAGAGTGGGTGTCTTGTGTGCGCTTCTCGCCCAACAGCAGCAATCCCATCATCGTTTCCTGTGGCTGGGACAAGTTGGTCAAG GTGTGGAACCTGGCAAACTGCAAACTAAAGACAAACCACATTGGCCACACAGGCTATCTGAACACAGTGACTGTCTCTCCGGATGGGTCCCTGTGTGCTTCTGGAGGCAAG GATGGCCAGGCTATGCTGTGGGACCTCAATGAAGGAAAGCATCTTTACACGCTGGATGGTGGGGACATCATCAACGCCCTGTGCTTCAGCCCCAATCGCTACTGGCTCTGTGCTGCCACTGGCCCCAGCATCAAGATTTGG GACTTGGAGGGCAAGATCATTGTGGATGAACTGAAGCAAGAAGTCATCAGCACCAGCAGCAAGGCGGAGCCACCACAGTGCACCTCTCTGGCCTGGTCTGCTGATGGCCAG ACTCTGTTCGCTGGCTATACTGACAACCTAGTGCGGGTGTGGCAGGTGACCATTGGCACACGTTAG